CTTAAGCTTAAGAAATAATCGAAATCTCTCATTTAGTGATTCAATACGAGGTACAGTGTTAGCGTTAAAATGAATTCGTCTATCAAAATGGGGTATTtagtaagattattttttattattagttgctTGGGTCTATTAATGTATACATTACTGATTTTCTATACACTCCACTCAGCGTATTCAAGTTTGCCCCAGTTTGAAATGTATCAAGACAACGTTGAGGGATTAATGAATTCTGAAATCAGGCAAGATAAATACCAGGATCTTAAATATATCTTGTTGTGGATAAACGAGAATGATACAAAAAACATGTTCGGAGAAGGCCAAATACCTTTTTTTGAAAACAATTGTTCACATGCAAACTGTTATTTAACCACTGACAAATATCTGATAAATGATGATTATACAAAATTCGAAGCGATTATTTTTGACGTGCACGATCTTCAAATTtggaaaaataacaatttcccTTCACTAAGAtcctataaacaaaaatatatattttatggcaAAGAATCTTCTGACGATGTTCCCATTTGCAGTGCatttgcaaataaatattttaactggaCTTGGTCTTACAAACTGGATTCAGACATTGTCAGtccttttattgaagtaaaagaTTTTGAAGGTAATATTGTAGCTTCCAAAAGAGTGGTTAATTGGAAAACTAACATGACATTTTTATCAGAAATAGATTTACAACCATTAAAACACAAGAACAAAGCAATGGCTTGGATAAATAGGAAGTGCCACACAAGAAATAATAGAATGCAATTCGCAAAACGCTTACAGCGTGCGTTTAAAGAGAATTCACTAGAATTCGATATCTATGGCTGTGGACAACTGGATTGTGCAAATGACAAATGTttagaaaatattcaaaaagattattatttctatttcacTCCTGAAGATAGTAATACAGAAGACTATGTGTCGGCAGAAGTTGTAACTGCATACAAAAAATTTGCAGTTCCCATTGTTATCGGGGGAGCAAATTATCATAAGTAAGAactaacttaattatttatttttaaccgattttaaaaaatggGAGAGTTTTTCAACtcaattgtgttttttttttataaaatttatgttaatacaaAACAGCTGcacttttttaatgatatttaactTACTTTCCGTTGAGGGTTTCGCCCCCGTGGATTACACCATTTTGGTTTTTCTGTTTTCTGCCAttgaaataaagtaattttaactcagtgataacgtagcCTTCTCTGGCAAAAGACTTTTAAAATAGAAAGCAGTCGTTTTTGAGTATGAGTCGTTTTTTAGTATTCATTACACCTAATTCTGATttgataatgttattttattttttcccaGATTTCTTCCAGAAGGGTCTTATATAAATGCAGGTGCCACGTCTATAGACAAGCTAGTAGCGTTAGTAGAATATGTTATAAAGAATCCAAAAATATATCACAGCTTTCATCGTTGGAGAAACTATTACATTATAAGCGAAGCTGAAAAATTTAAAGGAGTGTGCGAAGTGTGTGAATATCTCAATGATGTAAGCAAGTATGGTGTTTTTAGTGTGAAAACAAATTTTAGAAAATGGTGGTATTCGGGACCGTTATTTGAAAGATGTTTTCCAAAAAGTCCAGAAATTTTGTATGATCCAAATAATTCaagacatttataattatataatatttttgcctACAGTAACagaaaatttacattatataggtatatattttttgtgaactgaataaattaatacatcATGTTAATAGGATTTTTCATGGCGTAAGCTgttattttattgcttatatatattaaaggtTAGTCTATGTTTTCCAAACATTCAAAAGAAACTTTGATTAAAGCTAAAGGTGATAGCGTCTGACATTTCCAGAGCGACTTataacaaattttctttttattaacgTAACAATAGATTGTCTGTTGACACATTTTTATCTATAAGAGTTACTTATAAGgtcaatgtaaaaaaataccCCTATATTGTAATTTAGGagagaaaataattttgtatagtaactttttaattttgtatttattattaggaATCCTTTCAATCAGTCCTTATAATACTCGTTTTTGTTGAAGtgaattaaattttagaataatacATCGCGCCAACAACAGGTAAGGACAAATTATGAATaccaaaagattttataatatttttgaataaattaaatggaTTCAgaacaaaagataaaaaagaatattaatgatcttaaaaacaaatatcacgGTAAGAAATAACAAATCAGAATTCAGTGGGACAGGCGCTTCAAGTTACTAGTTAGCATATCGCAGAGATCGCCTGCTCGCATATTCAGCAGCCCTTTGTTCCTGACCCCACTCACTTCACCCCTCCGCTATGCAAAACAGCTCTGTATTGGCGATTGTGAAGAGAA
Above is a window of Melitaea cinxia chromosome 19, ilMelCinx1.1, whole genome shotgun sequence DNA encoding:
- the LOC123662739 gene encoding alpha-(1,3)-fucosyltransferase C-like, with protein sequence MYQDNVEGLMNSEIRQDKYQDLKYILLWINENDTKNMFGEGQIPFFENNCSHANCYLTTDKYLINDDYTKFEAIIFDVHDLQIWKNNNFPSLRSYKQKYIFYGKESSDDVPICSAFANKYFNWTWSYKLDSDIVSPFIEVKDFEGNIVASKRVVNWKTNMTFLSEIDLQPLKHKNKAMAWINRKCHTRNNRMQFAKRLQRAFKENSLEFDIYGCGQLDCANDKCLENIQKDYYFYFTPEDSNTEDYVSAEVVTAYKKFAVPIVIGGANYHKFLPEGSYINAGATSIDKLVALVEYVIKNPKIYHSFHRWRNYYIISEAEKFKGVCEVCEYLNDVSKYGVFSVKTNFRKWWYSGPLFERCFPKSPEILYDPNNSRHL